From Magnolia sinica isolate HGM2019 chromosome 13, MsV1, whole genome shotgun sequence, one genomic window encodes:
- the LOC131223445 gene encoding splicing factor-like protein 1, which yields MEYPVISPAGTHKTLDSSSQTLDSSSLHDPLPSSEILASHLPPPSILFSAQTLAPYDQNPPPPSETLVSYDEIPPPPPPEIQSFSAPDPRPYAEAVDSNGQDPPPPPPSETLPSQDPAYSSAETLPSSCEPGILPSSAEGQEAPAQNPLSSSEIVTQEKSFSGLNTAPEFGNQKPLLLENGVNATNSGTERDYSGGEEETTSRRKRRSRWDPPSESDPQNGDAAGSGGRKRKSRWADDEPKPIIQLPDFMKEFTGGMDVDPEVQALNIRLLEISRMLQSGLPLDDRPEGARSPSPEPIYDNMGIRINTREYRARERLTFERQEIISQLIKRNPAFKPPADYRPPKLQKKLYIPMKEYPGYNFIGLIIGPRGNTQKRMEKETGAKIVIRGKGSVKEGRLQQKRDLKPDLSENEDLHVLVEAETQEALNAAAGMVEKLLMPVDEGLNEHKRQQLKELAALNGTIRDDEFCRLCGEQGHRQYACPARTSTFKSDVLCKICGDGGHPTIDCPMKGTGKKMDDEYQNFLAELGGTAPDSLTRQNSALALPGSGGSGSNPPWASNNSAGGIGGTSQLGLANGAKMVKEHDDTNLYIGYLPPTLEDDALIRLFSPFGEIVMAKVIKDRVTGLSKGYGFVKYSDVSQANQAIASMNGYRLEGRVIAVRVAGKPPQPTIPPAPPAPTMPTYPGPPQQFTPGGPLGTPPPRSYMGAPVPWGPPPIPPYAPYTPPPPGSSMYAPVQGQAMPPYGVQYPTAVPTMPTGMPSQSMSSSEALQTFPPGMQSQNNPSAQSVKNNIYGNSVATVAPNAPPAYPPSSLGYPSYYGAVPPPVHHSVADHSQSMGSMPWAPNPPAPPPVSSAEPPTYAADSEYEKFMAEMK from the coding sequence ATGGAGTATCCTGTAATTTCGCCCGCGGGAACCCACAAAACCCTAGATTCCTCTTCCCAAACCCTAGATTCGTCCTCCCTCCATGACCCTCTTCCTTCCTCTGAAATCCTAGCTTCTCATCTCCCTCCTCCAAGTATCTTATTCTCTGCTCAAACCCTAGCTCCGTACGATCAGAACCCCCCGCCTCCTTCAGAAACTCTAGTATCGTACGACGaaattcctcctcctcctcctccagaAATCCAGTCCTTCTCTGCTCCGGACCCACGTCCTTATGCTGAAGCCGTCGATTCAAATGGTCAAGACCCGCCACCGCCGCCTCCTTCCGAAACCCTACCTTCTCAAGATCCGGCTTATTCCTCGGCAGAAACCCTACCTTCTTCATGTGAACCTGGGATTCTGCCATCTTCTGCAGAAGGGCAAGAAGCCCCGGCCCAAAACCCGCTGTCTTCTTCTGAAATCGTTACCCAAGAGAAGTCTTTTTCCGGTCTTAACACGGCTCCTGAATTCGGCAATCAGAAGCCGCTGCTGTTGGAAAATGGCGTCAACGCCACCAACAGCGGCACTGAAAGGGACTACTCCGGCGGGGAAGAAGAGACTACCAGCCGTCGCAAGCGCCGAAGTAGGTGGGATCCCCCGTCTGAATCCGACCCCCAAAATGGAGACGCAGCAGGCAGCGGTGGCCGGAAGCGGAAATCCCGTTGGGCTGATGATGAACCAAAGCCGATCATCCAGCTCCCTGACTTCATGAAGGAATTTACTGGAGGTATGGATGTCGATCCTGAAGTTCAAGCCCTTAACATTAGGCTTCTTGAAATCAGTCGTATGTTACAGTCGGGACTCCCCTTGGATGACCGCCCTGAAGGCGCCCGCTCACCTTCTCCTGAACCCATTTATGATAACATGGGCATCCGTATAAACACCCGCGAGTACCGTGCCCGTGAGAGATTGACATTCGAGAGGCAGGAAATCATCTCTCAGCTGATCAAGCGGAACCCTGCATTCAAGCCCCCAGCAGACTACCGGCCTCCTAAGCTTCAGAAGAAGCTGTACATACCCATGAAAGAATACCCAGGTTACAATTTCATAGGGCTCATAATTGGGCCGAGGGGAAACACTCAGAAGCGAATGGAGAAGGAGACCGGTGCAAAGATTGTGATTCGGGGTAAAGGGTCTGTTAAAGAAGGTAGACTGCAGCAGAAGCGCGACTTGAAGCCGGATCTATCTGAGAATGAGGATTTACATGTGTTGGTGGAAGCTGAGACACAGGAAGCACTCAACGCAGCTGCGGGGATGGTGGAGAAGCTATTGATGCCCGTTGATGAAGGGCTCAATGAGCACAAGCGGCAGCAGCTTAAGGAACTTGCTGCTTTGAATGGGACAATTAGAGACGATGAATTTTGTAGGCTATGTGGTGAGCAAGGGCACCGCCAGTATGCTTGCCCAGCTCGTACCTCGACTTTTAAGAGTGATGTTCTCTGTAAAATTTGTGGGGATGGAGGGCATCCCACCATTGATTGCCCCATGAAGGGAACAGGGAAGAAAATGGATGATGAGTATCAGAACTTCTTGGCCGAGTTAGGTGGGACTGCACCTGATTCGCTAACTAGGCAGAACTCAGCATTGGCGCTTCCTGGTTCTGGTGGTTCAGGGAGCAATCCTCCTTGGGCCAGTAACAACAGTGCTGGAGGTATTGGGGGCACATCGCAACTGGGGCTGGCTAATGGTGCCAAGATGGTTAAGGAACACGATGATACAAATTTGTATATAGGGTACCTGCCACCCACACTTGAGGATGATGCACTGATTCGTCTGTTTTCACCCTTTGGTGAGATTGTTATGGCTAAGGTCATTAAGGATCGGGTGACTGGATTAAGTAAAGGTTATGGTTTTGTGAAGTATTCTGACGTGTCTCAAGCCAATCAAGCTATTGCTAGTATGAATGGGTATCGCCTTGAGGGTAGAGTTATAGCTGTAAGAGTTGCTGGCAAGCCACCACAGCCTACGATACCTCCAGCTCCTCCAGCTCCAACGATGCCTACGTATCCTGGACCGCCTCAGCAATTTACACCTGGTGGGCCTCTCGGAACCCCACCACCCAGAAGCTACATGGGAGCACCAGTTCCTTGGGGGCCACCGCCTATTCCTCCATATGCTCCTTATACCCCTCCGCCTCCTGGTTCAAGCATGTATGCCCCTGTTCAAGGACAAGCGATGCCACCTTATGGTGTTCAATATCCAACTGCAGTTCCGACTATGCCCACTGGCATGCCATCTCAAAGTATGTCTTCTAGTGAAGCTCTGCAGACTTTCCCCCCTGGAATGCAATCTCAGAATAATCCATCTGCGCAATCTGTAAAGAACAACATCTATGGAAATTCGGTAGCCACGGTGGCACCAAATGCTCCGCCTGCATATCCTCCATCTTCTTTAGGTTACCCATCTTATTATGGTGCAGTTCCTCCTCCTGTACATCATTCGGTGGCAGACCATTCACAGAGCATGGGAAGCATGCCGTGGGCACCGAATCCGCCTGCCCCTCCGCCTGTTTCATCTGCAGAGCCACCAACTTATGCTGCCGACTCTGAGTACGAGAAGTTCATGGCAGAAATGAAGTGA